The following proteins are co-located in the Gorilla gorilla gorilla isolate KB3781 chromosome 7, NHGRI_mGorGor1-v2.1_pri, whole genome shotgun sequence genome:
- the LOC134759033 gene encoding large ribosomal subunit protein eL42-like — protein sequence MVNIPKTRRTFCKKCGKHQTHKVTKYKKSKDSLNAQGKQPYDRKQSGYGGQTKLIIPKKAKTTKKIVLKFECFEPNCRSKAINRCILNWE from the coding sequence ATGGTGAACATTCCTAAAACCCGTCGGACTTTCTGTAAGAAGTGTGGCAAACACCAAACCCACAAAGTGACAAAATACAAGAAGAGCAAGGATTCTCTGAATGCCCAGGGAAAGCAGCCTTATGACAGGAAGCAGAGTGGCTATGGTGGGCAGACCAAGCTGATTATCCCGAAAAAGGCCAAAACTACAAAGAAGATTGTGCTAAAGTTTGAGTGCTTTGAGCCCAACTGCAGGTCTAAGGCTATTAACAGATGCATTTTGAACTGGGAGTAG